One genomic window of Luteitalea pratensis includes the following:
- a CDS encoding complex I subunit 4 family protein encodes MTYPVLTASTFLPSVGAALIFLCPVRLARWIALVTTIATLAVSAPLYLSFDKTSSALQFVESRPWIPSWNVAYGMGVDGISLPFIGLSAFVSVLCVAVSWNAIQVRVWEFYATLLVAETAMIGLFAATNFFLFYMFWELMVVPMFLLIGVWGGTGRVHAALKFLIFTLAGSLLMLVGLISLLHTSGTLDFEALARTDLGLTQQAWLFVAFSAAFAVKVPMFPVHTWLPDAHTEAPTAGSVILAGILLKMGGYGLLRIALPILSDAVRLFLTPMLVLSGVAIVYGAYVTLAQTDIKRLIAYSSISHMGFVTLGIFSLDRSGIEGAILQMINHGIITGALFLCVGMIYERTHTRDVAKYGGLFKVAPIYSTFLAIFCLAAAGTPGLNSFVGEFLIILGAIRVWPLIGAMAVWGVALGAAYVLWLFYRMVIGELGPGVQGVRLDLNIREVVTLAPLVALAVVIGLYPESVLGVLRGSVTQLLADVASSGGIAGRP; translated from the coding sequence ATGACGTATCCAGTCCTTACGGCATCGACGTTCCTGCCGTCAGTAGGGGCGGCTCTCATCTTCCTGTGCCCCGTGCGACTGGCGCGCTGGATCGCGCTCGTGACGACGATCGCCACGCTGGCGGTGTCGGCACCGCTCTACCTGTCGTTCGACAAGACCTCGAGCGCTCTCCAGTTCGTCGAGAGCCGGCCATGGATCCCGTCCTGGAACGTGGCCTACGGCATGGGTGTCGACGGCATCAGCCTGCCGTTCATCGGCCTCTCGGCATTTGTCAGCGTGCTGTGCGTCGCCGTGTCGTGGAATGCCATCCAGGTGCGGGTGTGGGAGTTCTACGCGACGTTGCTCGTTGCCGAGACGGCGATGATCGGATTGTTTGCGGCGACGAACTTCTTTCTCTTCTACATGTTCTGGGAACTCATGGTCGTTCCCATGTTCCTGCTCATCGGCGTGTGGGGAGGGACGGGCCGCGTTCACGCCGCGCTGAAGTTCCTCATCTTCACGCTGGCGGGGAGCCTGTTGATGCTCGTCGGTCTCATCTCGCTGCTGCACACGAGCGGCACGCTCGACTTCGAGGCGCTGGCGAGGACCGACCTCGGGCTGACACAACAGGCGTGGCTCTTCGTCGCGTTCTCGGCCGCCTTCGCGGTAAAGGTGCCGATGTTCCCCGTGCATACATGGCTTCCGGATGCGCACACCGAGGCACCGACTGCCGGGAGCGTGATCCTGGCCGGGATCCTGTTGAAGATGGGCGGCTACGGGTTGCTGCGGATTGCGTTGCCGATCCTCTCTGATGCCGTCCGCCTGTTCCTGACGCCGATGCTGGTGTTATCAGGGGTCGCGATCGTCTACGGCGCGTACGTGACGCTGGCCCAGACCGATATCAAGCGCCTCATTGCGTACTCGAGCATCAGTCACATGGGCTTTGTGACGCTCGGAATCTTCTCGCTCGACCGCAGCGGCATCGAGGGCGCCATCCTGCAGATGATCAATCACGGGATCATCACCGGCGCTCTCTTCCTGTGCGTGGGAATGATCTACGAGCGTACTCACACCCGCGACGTCGCGAAGTACGGGGGACTGTTCAAGGTCGCGCCAATCTACTCGACGTTCCTCGCGATCTTCTGTCTCGCCGCTGCAGGCACGCCAGGGCTCAATTCATTCGTCGGGGAATTTCTCATCATTCTCGGGGCGATCAGGGTCTGGCCGTTGATCGGCGCGATGGCAGTGTGGGGTGTCGCGCTGGGCGCTGCCTATGTGCTGTGGCTGTTCTACCGGATGGTCATCGGCGAGCTCGGTCCAGGTGTGCAGGGAGTGCGACTGGACCTCAACATCCGCGAAGTCGTGACCCTCGCGCCGTTGGTCGCGCTGGCTGTGGTCATCGGCCTCTACCCCGAGTCCGTGCTCGGTGTCCTTCGCGGGTCGGTCACACAGTTGCTGGCAGACGTGGCCTCGAGCGGCGGAATTGCGGGGCGGCCGTGA
- a CDS encoding NADH-quinone oxidoreductase subunit N produces MRDLLVLLPELVLAGVGLVLIVAARRITRAGVAAGLAIVAAAVAAFAGLAMDVPTMGFGGTVTTDGYAVFFKLLFAANLALVALLSVRHFDAERVRPAEYHALLVLATTGMMLTASAVEFLMLYLGLELMSLCAYVLVGITRDKAVSNEAAMKYFLLGSFASALLLYGISLVYGVTGATDFATIAAHLKAGTASGAQAPSPLLGIAVALIVAGLAFKIAAVPFHAWAPDAYEGASTPVAGFLAAGSKAAGLAALGRVCMVAFVSEQGVWSSIMVVLAVLSMTVASLLALAQTSMKRMLAYSSVAHAGYALLGLIAGTADGASATMTYAFVYAFMTLGAFGIVVGMGERGETLDGYRGLAATTPWTAWLMFLFLLSLTGIPPTAGFAAKFGVILSAVQSGHLVLAVVAVLCSIVSAFFYLRVAVLMFMSDVQTPAPGRFPAAVSAAVVLAAFVTIVGGIFPGTFAVWASAQP; encoded by the coding sequence GTGAGAGATCTGCTCGTCCTGCTCCCCGAACTGGTCCTTGCAGGTGTGGGCCTGGTCCTGATCGTCGCCGCACGTCGGATCACACGCGCAGGTGTTGCCGCAGGCCTGGCGATCGTGGCGGCGGCTGTGGCCGCCTTCGCTGGCCTTGCCATGGACGTCCCGACCATGGGCTTCGGAGGTACGGTGACAACCGACGGCTACGCCGTGTTCTTCAAGCTGCTCTTCGCGGCGAACCTGGCGTTGGTGGCACTCCTGTCGGTGAGGCATTTCGATGCGGAGCGCGTCCGGCCTGCCGAGTACCATGCGCTGCTCGTGCTGGCCACCACAGGAATGATGCTGACCGCATCGGCCGTCGAGTTCCTGATGCTGTACCTGGGGCTCGAGCTGATGTCGCTGTGCGCCTATGTGCTGGTCGGCATCACGCGCGACAAGGCCGTCTCGAATGAGGCGGCGATGAAGTACTTCCTGCTGGGGTCCTTTGCATCGGCCCTGCTGCTGTATGGAATCAGCCTCGTTTATGGCGTGACAGGCGCGACGGACTTCGCGACAATCGCCGCCCACCTGAAGGCCGGCACCGCGTCGGGCGCTCAGGCGCCATCACCACTGCTGGGAATCGCCGTCGCGCTCATCGTCGCCGGGCTGGCATTCAAGATTGCGGCAGTCCCGTTCCACGCGTGGGCACCCGATGCCTACGAGGGTGCCAGCACGCCAGTCGCCGGGTTCCTGGCGGCCGGCTCGAAGGCCGCAGGGCTCGCGGCGCTGGGACGCGTGTGCATGGTGGCATTCGTGTCCGAGCAGGGCGTCTGGTCCTCGATCATGGTCGTGCTCGCCGTGCTGTCGATGACCGTCGCCAGCCTCCTCGCGCTGGCGCAGACGTCGATGAAGCGGATGCTTGCCTATTCGTCGGTGGCGCATGCCGGGTACGCGTTGCTGGGTCTCATCGCCGGGACGGCCGACGGCGCCTCGGCGACGATGACGTACGCATTCGTGTATGCATTCATGACGCTCGGGGCATTTGGCATCGTGGTCGGTATGGGCGAGCGCGGCGAGACCCTCGACGGCTATCGCGGACTGGCGGCGACCACGCCGTGGACGGCGTGGCTGATGTTCCTGTTCCTGTTGTCGCTGACCGGCATACCGCCGACGGCCGGATTCGCGGCCAAGTTCGGCGTGATTCTCAGCGCGGTGCAGTCCGGCCATCTCGTCCTGGCCGTTGTCGCCGTGTTGTGCAGCATCGTGTCCGCATTCTTCTATCTGCGCGTGGCTGTCCTCATGTTCATGAGCGACGTGCAGACACCGGCGCCCGGCCGCTTTCCGGCAGCAGTGTCGGCGGCGGTCGTGCTTGCGGCGTTCGTCACGATTGTCGGCGGCATCTTCCCGGGGACCTTCGCCGTCTGGGCGTCGGCACAGCCGTGA
- a CDS encoding NADH-quinone oxidoreductase subunit A — protein sequence MSEYVGIVVTFVLAGALVAAFIALASTLGPRMPSAAKSVPFECGQDPLSLPTGHLSIKFYLTAILFILFDVELVFLYPLAVVFRDLGMWALAEVVIFLGVLMAGFFYAWDNGALEWQ from the coding sequence ATGAGTGAATACGTCGGCATCGTGGTCACTTTTGTGCTGGCGGGGGCGCTCGTCGCCGCGTTCATCGCCCTGGCATCGACGCTCGGCCCCAGGATGCCGTCCGCCGCGAAGTCCGTGCCTTTCGAGTGCGGACAGGACCCCCTCTCGCTGCCGACAGGCCACCTGTCGATCAAGTTCTACCTGACCGCGATTCTCTTCATCCTGTTCGATGTCGAGCTGGTCTTCCTGTACCCGTTGGCGGTCGTGTTCCGCGATCTCGGGATGTGGGCACTGGCCGAGGTCGTCATCTTCCTGGGCGTGCTCATGGCCGGGTTCTTCTACGCCTGGGACAACGGCGCCCTGGAATGGCAATAG
- a CDS encoding NADH-quinone oxidoreductase subunit B produces MSGEGGFVTSRLDEAIGWARKFSIFQYPFVTACCGMEYMATACAHYDVDRFGAGLPRFSPRQADVLFVVGTISHKMAPILKRIYDQLAEPKWVVSFGVCTCTGGFYDNYATVMGIDTIIPVDVYIPGCPPRPEYVLDGLLKLQARIAEQHATGQRPVPELRPAMQRPVFEP; encoded by the coding sequence ATGTCTGGCGAAGGCGGATTCGTGACGAGCCGTCTGGACGAGGCCATCGGCTGGGCCCGGAAGTTTTCGATCTTCCAGTACCCCTTCGTGACGGCGTGCTGTGGCATGGAGTACATGGCCACGGCCTGCGCTCACTACGATGTCGATCGCTTTGGCGCCGGCCTGCCGCGATTCTCGCCGCGCCAGGCCGACGTGCTCTTCGTGGTCGGCACCATCAGTCACAAGATGGCGCCGATCCTGAAGCGCATCTACGACCAGTTGGCCGAACCCAAATGGGTCGTCTCGTTCGGCGTGTGTACCTGCACGGGCGGCTTCTACGACAACTACGCCACCGTCATGGGCATCGACACGATCATTCCCGTCGACGTCTACATCCCGGGCTGTCCTCCACGACCCGAGTACGTGCTGGATGGCCTGCTCAAGCTGCAGGCACGCATCGCCGAGCAACATGCCACCGGCCAGCGCCCCGTGCCGGAGCTCAGGCCGGCGATGCAGAGGCCGGTGTTCGAGCCATGA
- a CDS encoding NADH-quinone oxidoreductase subunit C, with the protein MSAVSLIQAVRDRFPAAVTASHSFRGDATVIVARAALLEVMRSLKEDAVFQMNVLMDLTAVDFSAFGKKPSRAFFSSSGVAVRPSSGIPTLDPWPGPPADARFAVVYHFFSLPLKHRLRVEVLLQEDDPEVDSVTPLWAGADWLEREVWDMFGIRFRGHPNLKRILMYDEFVGHPLRKDYPVDKRQPLIGPVN; encoded by the coding sequence ATGAGCGCCGTGTCACTGATTCAGGCGGTGCGCGATCGTTTCCCCGCCGCCGTGACGGCGTCGCATTCGTTTCGCGGCGATGCCACGGTGATCGTCGCCAGAGCCGCCCTGCTCGAGGTCATGCGATCACTCAAGGAGGACGCGGTCTTCCAGATGAATGTGCTGATGGACCTGACGGCCGTCGACTTCTCCGCCTTCGGAAAGAAGCCGTCACGCGCATTCTTTTCCTCGTCCGGTGTGGCGGTGCGTCCGTCATCCGGAATTCCCACGCTCGACCCGTGGCCCGGTCCGCCTGCGGATGCCCGCTTCGCCGTCGTCTATCACTTCTTCTCGTTGCCGCTGAAGCATCGGCTGCGCGTGGAAGTGCTCCTGCAGGAGGACGATCCGGAAGTCGATTCCGTGACGCCGCTGTGGGCAGGTGCCGACTGGCTCGAGCGCGAGGTCTGGGACATGTTCGGCATCCGTTTCCGTGGGCATCCCAACCTGAAGCGCATCCTCATGTACGACGAGTTCGTCGGCCATCCGCTCCGGAAGGACTACCCGGTCGACAAGCGGCAGCCCCTCATCGGCCCGGTGAACTGA
- the nuoD gene encoding NADH dehydrogenase (quinone) subunit D has translation MNTREMLLNVGPAHPAMHGIIRIVTTLDGERIVDIDVEIGYLHRGFEKMAETVDYNGVMPYTDRLNYVSPLINNMGYCMAVEKLLGMSVPDRCHYIRVIMSEISRISDHLTCVGASAMELGAFTVFLYMIKAREYLWDLVEMVTGARLTVTYCRVGGVKGDLPAGFDEACANAFKETRLVIKESDTLLTRNRIFVDRMSGTGKISAEDAISHGITGPFLRGCGVAYDVRKDCPYAVYDRLEFDVPVGTRGDNLDRYMVRMEEMEQSMRIVEQALREIPDGPVLASPDTAKPMPAAEMVDRAKVGNIRSIADSVAVTDPTLDGASKPLHLHIAGDEKRVFLPPKEDTYGNIEGLMQHFKLVMYGHGIQPPAGEVYFPVEGANGELGFYIVSDGSSSAYRVRVRPPCFAIMSALPKLLIGDMIADLTPTFGSVNMIGGELDR, from the coding sequence ATGAACACGCGCGAGATGCTGCTGAATGTCGGGCCCGCGCATCCCGCCATGCACGGGATCATCAGGATCGTCACGACGCTCGACGGGGAGCGGATCGTCGACATCGACGTCGAGATCGGCTACCTGCATCGCGGCTTCGAGAAGATGGCCGAGACGGTCGACTACAACGGCGTCATGCCGTACACCGACCGCCTCAACTACGTCTCGCCGCTGATCAACAACATGGGCTACTGCATGGCCGTGGAGAAGCTGCTGGGGATGTCGGTCCCGGATCGCTGCCACTACATCCGCGTGATCATGTCGGAGATCTCGCGGATTTCGGATCACCTCACGTGCGTGGGCGCCAGCGCGATGGAGCTGGGCGCGTTCACGGTGTTTCTCTACATGATCAAGGCCCGCGAGTACTTGTGGGACCTGGTGGAAATGGTGACCGGGGCGCGCCTCACGGTGACGTACTGTCGCGTCGGCGGAGTGAAGGGGGATCTTCCCGCGGGTTTCGACGAGGCGTGCGCGAACGCGTTCAAGGAAACGCGCCTGGTGATCAAGGAGTCGGACACGCTGCTGACGCGCAATCGCATCTTCGTCGATCGCATGTCGGGGACAGGAAAGATCTCGGCCGAGGATGCGATCTCGCACGGCATCACCGGACCGTTCCTGCGCGGCTGCGGCGTCGCCTATGACGTACGTAAGGATTGCCCGTACGCGGTCTACGACCGGCTCGAGTTCGATGTGCCGGTCGGCACCAGGGGCGACAACCTCGATCGCTACATGGTCCGCATGGAGGAGATGGAACAGTCGATGCGGATCGTCGAGCAGGCCCTCAGGGAGATTCCGGACGGTCCGGTGCTCGCGAGCCCTGACACAGCGAAGCCGATGCCGGCAGCGGAGATGGTCGATCGCGCCAAGGTCGGAAACATCAGGAGCATTGCCGACAGCGTCGCCGTCACCGATCCCACGCTCGACGGTGCCAGCAAGCCGCTGCATCTGCACATTGCGGGGGACGAGAAGCGCGTGTTCCTGCCGCCCAAGGAAGACACGTACGGCAACATCGAAGGGCTGATGCAGCACTTCAAGCTCGTCATGTACGGCCATGGCATACAGCCGCCGGCCGGAGAGGTCTACTTTCCCGTCGAGGGAGCCAACGGAGAGCTCGGGTTCTACATCGTCAGCGATGGCAGCAGCTCTGCGTACCGGGTGCGGGTCCGTCCGCCATGCTTTGCCATCATGTCGGCCCTGCCCAAGCTCCTCATCGGCGACATGATCGCCGACCTGACGCCAACGTTCGGGTCCGTCAACATGATCGGGGGCGAACTGGATCGATGA
- the nuoF gene encoding NADH-quinone oxidoreductase subunit NuoF, translating into MNFDALDSQAREIIQRYDQPRAAMLPLLWLVQAELGHVPAEAEFWVGRHLGVAVSHVREVVSFYSMFRTTPGGRRELRVCTSLPCLLRGAGDVLTRIQDQLGVRAGETTPGGELTVTAVECLCACEIAPMAQLDEQFVGPLDEPGALESILRDALRPATFAPLGGAKAGEPGDACHEPEPFISTAGPVLSTRFGNADGTWFDAYVESGGYVAAKRALSMTPAQIIDEISQSNLRGLGGAGFPTAKKWSFIPKNSARPVYLVVNADEGEPGTFKDRYILERDPHALLEGMIVATYSIGSHKAYVYIRGEYFRSADRFNRAVQEAHAHGWLGTNIQGSGFDLDVVVHRGAGAYICGEETALLTSLEGGKGFPKLKPPFPAISGLFHCPTIVNNVETLACVPFILREGAERFARLGTSTQGGTRLFSVCGHVQRPGLYEAPVGVSLRELIEGHAGGVRDGRTLKAVVPGGISAKVLTASEIDVQMDFDSLMAAGSMAGSGGVIVMDDTTCMFEALQSASKFFAHESCGQCSPCREGTGWVYRILNRIAEGKGRPQDLDDLLAIARDMEGKTICVFADAAAWPVQSYITKFREEFDAHVRIGTCPARSREVAACQP; encoded by the coding sequence ATGAATTTCGACGCGTTGGACTCGCAGGCACGGGAAATCATCCAGCGATACGACCAGCCACGCGCGGCGATGTTGCCGTTGTTGTGGCTGGTGCAGGCGGAGCTCGGTCATGTCCCTGCCGAGGCTGAGTTCTGGGTCGGCCGCCATCTGGGCGTCGCGGTCTCGCACGTACGCGAGGTGGTGTCCTTCTATTCGATGTTCCGTACGACGCCGGGAGGCCGGCGGGAACTTCGTGTCTGCACGAGCCTGCCTTGTCTGCTGCGCGGCGCCGGCGACGTGCTGACGCGCATCCAGGACCAGTTGGGGGTTCGCGCTGGCGAGACGACACCGGGCGGTGAGCTGACGGTGACGGCTGTCGAGTGCCTGTGTGCGTGCGAAATCGCGCCGATGGCCCAGCTCGACGAACAATTCGTCGGTCCGCTGGACGAACCGGGCGCTCTCGAATCGATTCTCCGCGATGCGCTTCGGCCAGCTACCTTCGCGCCGCTGGGCGGTGCGAAGGCGGGCGAGCCCGGTGACGCCTGTCACGAGCCCGAGCCGTTCATTTCGACCGCTGGCCCGGTGCTCTCGACGCGGTTCGGGAACGCGGACGGGACATGGTTTGACGCGTACGTCGAGAGCGGAGGCTACGTCGCTGCGAAGCGGGCGCTCTCGATGACGCCAGCGCAGATCATCGACGAGATCTCGCAGTCGAATCTCCGCGGTCTCGGGGGGGCCGGTTTCCCGACGGCGAAGAAGTGGTCGTTCATCCCGAAGAACAGCGCCAGGCCGGTGTACCTGGTCGTGAACGCCGACGAGGGCGAACCGGGGACGTTCAAGGATCGCTACATCCTCGAGCGCGATCCGCACGCGTTGCTGGAAGGCATGATCGTCGCGACCTACAGCATCGGCAGCCACAAGGCCTACGTCTACATCAGGGGCGAGTACTTCCGGTCGGCGGACCGCTTCAACCGCGCCGTGCAGGAGGCCCATGCGCACGGGTGGCTGGGCACGAACATACAGGGCAGCGGATTCGATCTGGACGTGGTCGTCCATCGCGGCGCAGGCGCCTATATCTGCGGCGAAGAGACAGCCCTGCTGACATCACTGGAAGGCGGCAAGGGCTTTCCCAAGCTCAAGCCGCCGTTCCCGGCAATCTCCGGACTGTTCCACTGCCCGACGATCGTCAACAACGTCGAGACGCTGGCGTGCGTGCCGTTCATCCTTCGCGAGGGGGCGGAGCGCTTCGCGCGCCTCGGCACGTCCACGCAGGGAGGGACGCGGCTGTTCTCGGTATGCGGGCACGTCCAGCGGCCGGGACTCTACGAAGCGCCAGTCGGTGTGTCCCTGCGTGAGTTGATCGAAGGCCACGCCGGAGGGGTCCGTGACGGCCGAACGCTGAAGGCCGTCGTCCCGGGTGGCATCTCGGCCAAGGTGCTCACCGCATCGGAGATCGACGTCCAGATGGACTTCGACTCGTTGATGGCGGCCGGCTCGATGGCCGGATCGGGCGGCGTGATCGTGATGGACGACACGACGTGCATGTTCGAGGCGCTGCAATCGGCGTCGAAGTTCTTCGCGCACGAGTCGTGCGGCCAGTGTTCGCCGTGCCGGGAGGGCACTGGTTGGGTGTACCGCATCCTCAATCGCATTGCCGAGGGCAAGGGGCGGCCGCAGGACCTGGATGATCTGCTGGCGATTGCCCGAGACATGGAGGGCAAGACCATCTGTGTGTTCGCGGATGCGGCGGCGTGGCCGGTGCAGTCCTACATCACGAAGTTCCGCGAGGAGTTCGACGCGCACGTCCGGATCGGGACGTGCCCCGCGCGAAGCCGAGAGGTGGCCGCATGCCAACCCTGA